A genomic window from Pungitius pungitius chromosome 12, fPunPun2.1, whole genome shotgun sequence includes:
- the LOC119220081 gene encoding trinucleotide repeat-containing gene 6B protein-like isoform X3 → MEDKKKKKEDKKKRETSQKVPEQKVKVPESAKPSCSLPLATPGSVSPSPGPVAPSSPSPAAAGVSAQVPPGGGNNAKQRTAVANGQPSSSPSASQTSQQQRYMSREVPPRFRCQQDQKVLLKRGQPPLSSMLLGGGGGEGGAGGAGGGGGWEAAPSLSSQGADDPNANTAGGTDSNLGSSSASPPNSSSSSLCVAALSSSSSSTTTSTYANSTWGAGSSSQSFSQGGGKVIVDGADLGDWPSILGGAELGSDRAGGGGGMQEQDCPGNNNNYSSASWSERNIQQKGGGGGGGGAAAAVGGGAGNMDNPSSPRSSPLSSSLLNECVQSSGGVWGSSTPSQVEGGLGSAAFYNSKVSRLLPGPQESPVVGSSSSIVPGANFNPNVNPSAWPALVQGGTSSSASDGLPLHTSITSASSFSASTTLVTTRPLSSVNQTGLHQQHTDMAVGAQSGERPQHFGNIGPELGSAGGARGAGPNQESGEEVVCGLASVDGEGAGSLSGSSSSSSAASSSWRSMPPVSSDLCVGATQADGWGGGGTGAQGQEGSVWGFGGQGDKAGWGRGNDGSSNTPVVSQGAWEGGSSEVEWGGTAGGASLSNLAIGSGRGGDGSSSNSSSSGGIGGSALQDSASPKFDTMTKAWDNQKGMESGDRIGGEWGGGEGPGGGPAGPPSSSSGGGSKAGSGGGGSDNGYKQEKATTVTTSSEQTSNAEVALLGMLNRSDLDPRVLSNTGWGQTQIRQNVAWDLATKAGVRNRNERSTSSSSAFSSATMNPTTGRGSGYPSNTSSVTSDPAVGVNPGAVSARDGWDCGTTTQSTCGPHGLGTTARKPGKTEEDIEGKAGGGWGDPPPENQGKGWGTEEKKWGDHRGGGGGNWRDFGEQGGGWADGPEDKGTGGWKGTGRGEAGGWGGDGGQRDSIPGDGRSRGGSNSDEKGSSWGHLDEGGAQRGGWGGGDVGGGKPHQDWGSSKPHAAAAAPIPNSQVAPMKAQNQQQHQSQGQQPQGGPIQGGWNSRSNVGGGGPPFKNQNQSPGWSSGPIPQISGGGSDSLEPSGWEEPSPQSISRKMEIDDGTSAWGDPTRFKSKNVNLWDKKSASPGQSHGQQAPPPPPQQQQQQQQQQQQPPSNQQPPRRQQGMQHSREPNPASAGVGMWGGGAQSVDNGTATWGQSSDAAASWGEPDEPGKASGWGNPSPNSGKPAGTKSMESWGPKGEGCVAASRHPSWDEEDDGVGGVWNSSVSQGNSSSFSSGGWGQTHGGKRGNIKSGGGDNWMHPVSRQFSNMGLLGDDPSLDKKMEGDKRGMTDYNGEMRRGGRGGGGYRMPSSKDMGPVEMGPYGEKMGGHGVFVGSGGGMPQPRGMHQPGIHPMNPSQALRAQVPHQFLSAQVPGPMLKQMPSPGGSVGGVVGGGVSGVGSVGGVGGGVFPPNQISPQQLAMLSNIYPHMQQFHLQQQQQQQQQQQQLLQSQRKFPQPLRQQPDPQQLARIMAILQQQRQQGGVGGGAAAAAAAASSKLSPSHLGGGLSKQPMGDTLTHPGMGGPLSDIHGKGMYSGLVPGGNLAGLELNPMMGGMKDTGGQQSRFKWMMEGHSSAPSPPDTTHHKNGPLPSAIKGRGGSPYSQYEMLGGDSLGIPPHGSTDNWHRTPGSKMGNKPATSSWPPEFQPGVPWKGIQSSGDPESDPYMTPGSVLGSPGPQSLNDSDHQLLRDNIGPNPSLNTSLPSPGAWPYSASDSPLSNAHSTGKYSEYKPSWPPEPIGQNKLWKTNRNSSQLPRPPPGLTNQKQASPSPWGSGGPRLARSWGGGGMNQDSRYGPGSAWSDGAASRGSCWLLLSNLTPQIDGSTLRTICMQHGPLLTFHLGLTQGSALIRYSSRQEAAKAQGALHMCVLGNTTILAEFVNEEEVARYFAHSQAGGAEGASSGGSSAGGTQGSSGTGAAVASSGGSSPGNERAAAGTTSGGSGGGGESGAAALGSVRSSGSAWQSLDGTGTSSETSSAQGPGLGIFSQWSTNGAGDGGGVGGVDSGRSGLWGGMTAGYPVSSLWGAPQMEERHQMDSPAALLPGDLLGGGADSI, encoded by the exons ATTCCAACCTGGGTTCATCTTCTGCTTCACCCCCCaactcctcctcatcgtcattATGTGTTGCTGCTCTGTCTTCGTCGtcttcttctactactacttCAACTTATGCAAATTCCACGTGGGGGGCAGGCTCTAGCAGCCAGTCCTTTTCTCAGGGCGGCGGGAAGGTGATTGTTGATGGGGCGGACCTGGGGGATTGGCCTAGCATTCTAGGAGGGGCCGAATTGGGTTCTGAccgcgctggaggaggaggagggatgcagGAGCAAGACTGCCCtggtaacaacaacaactacagtagtGCCTCATGGAGTGAGAGAAACATCCagcagaagggaggaggaggaggaggaggaggagcagcagcagcagtaggagGCGGAGCAGGGAACATGGACAATCCTTCCTCACCTCGTTCTTCGCCTCTTTCCTCTTCCTTGCTTAATGAATGTGTTCAGTCGAGTGGTGGTGTGTGGggctcctccaccccctctcaGGTGGAGGGAGGGCTGGGATCAGCAGCATTTTACAATTCCAAAGTCTCCCGTCTTCTTCCTGGGCCTCAGGAGAGCCCTGTggttggcagcagcagcagcattgtcCCTGGTGCCAATTTCAACCCCAACGTGAATCCCTCCGCCTGGCCTGCCCTGGTGCAAGGTGGGACGTCATCATCGGCTAGCGACGGCCTTCCACTACACACGTCCATTACTTCAGCTTCCTCGTTCTCTGCCAGCACTACTCTCGTCACCACTCGCCCTCTCTCATCTGTGAATCAAACTGGTCTCCATCAGCAGCACACTGACATGGCTGTGGGAGCACAAAGTGGAGAACGGCCGCAGCACTTTGGAAACATAGGACCAGAGTTGGGTTCAGCCGGGGGAGCAAGAGGAGCAGGACCAAATCAAGAAAGTGGTGAGGAGGTGGTCTGTGGGCTTGCGAGTGTTGATGGCGAAGGAGCTGGGAGTCTTTCTGGCtcttcgtcgtcctcctctgctgcctcttctTCTTGGAGGTCCATGCCTCCAGTGTCCTCTGacctgtgtgtgggtgcaaCACAGGCAGATgggtggggtggaggagggactGGAGCTCAGGGGCAGGAGGGTAGTGTGTGGGGCTTTGGAGGCCAGGGTGACAAGGCTGGGTGGGGTAGGGGAAATGATGGTAGCTCAAATACCCCAGTGGTATCTCAGGGAGCGTGGGAAGGAGGCAGTTCAGAAGTAGAGTGGGGCGGCACAGCGGGAGGTGCAAGTTTGAGTAATTTAGCAATAGGAAGTggtagaggaggagatgggagcagcagcaacagcagcagtagTGGAGGAATTGGTGGCAGCGCTTTGCAGGACTCTGCCTCACCAAAGTTTGACACTATGACAAAAGCTTGGGACAATCAGAAAGGGATGGAAAGTGGGGACAGAATAGGTGGggagtggggaggaggagaagggccgGGTGGAGGCCCTGCAGGTCCTCCATCGTCCTCTAGTGGAGGAGGGTCCAAAGCCGGaagtggtggaggagggagtgaTAATGGATATAAGCAGGAGAAAGCGACAACCGTAACCACAAGTTCTGAGCAGACCTCCAATGCTGAGGTGGCCTTACTCGGCATGCTCAATCGATCTGACCTGGACCCCAGGGTTCTCTCTAACACGGGCTGGGGGCAGACCCAGATTCGACAGAATGTGGCCTGGGACCTGGCTACCAAAGCTGGAGTAAGAAACCGAAACGAACGAAGCACTTCATCTTCCTCCGCATTCTCGTCAGCGACCATGAACCCCACCACTGGTCGAGGCTCCGGGTACCCATCGAACACCAGTTCAGTGACGAGTGATCCAGCGGTTGGCGTGAACCCGGGCGCTGTTTCAGCGAGGGATGGCTGGGATTGTGGTACTACTACACAGTCCACCTGTGGTCCTCACGGTCTCGGTACCACTGCAAGGAAGCcaggaaaaacagaagaagataTAGAGGGCAAGGCAGGTGGAGGGTGGGGAGATCCCCCACCCGAAAACCAGGGCAAAGGATGGGGGACTGAAGAAAAGAAGTGGGGTGATcacaggggaggagggggagggaactGGAGAGACTTTGGAGAACAGGGTGGTGGTTGGGCGGATGGTCCGGAGGATAAAGGGACAGGGGGTTGGAAGGGGACTGGAagaggagaggctggtggtTGGGGAGGAGACGGGGGACAGAGGGACTCGATACCTGGAGATGGGCGAAGCAGAGGGGGGAGCAACTCTGATGAGAAGGGCTCCTCCTGGGGTCATCTGGACGAAGGGGGAGCTCAGCGAGGaggttggggagggggagatGTGGGTGGAGGCAAACCCCATCAGGACTGGGGGAGTTCAAAGCCCcacgcagctgcagcagcaccgaTACCAAACAGCCAAGTGGCACCAATGAAAGCCCAAAATCAACAGCAGCACCAATCACAGGGCCAGCAGCCACAGGGGGGGCCCATTCAAGGAGGGTGGAACAGCCGGTCTAATGTGGGAGGTGGAGGTCCACCATTCAAGAATCAGAACCAAAGCCCAGGATGGAGCTCCGGCCCGATCCCCCAAATCTCTGGGGGCGGGAGTGACTCCCTGGAGCCCAGCGGCTGGGAAGAACCCTCCCCTCAGTCCATCAGTCGCAAAATGGAAATCGATGATGGCACGTCAGCCTGGGGCGACCCAACCCGCTTCAAAAGCAAGAATGTGAATTTGTGGGACAAGAAGAGTGCTTCGCCCGGACAAAGCCACGGTCAACaggcccccccaccaccaccacaacaacaacaacaacaacaacaacaacaacaacaaccaccatccaACCAACAGCCACCGAGACGGCAGCAAGGGATGCAACACAGCAGGGAACCAAACCCTGCCAGTGCTGGAGTTG GCATGTGGGGAGGAGGTGCCCAATCTGTGGATAACGGTACGGCTACTTGGGGCCAGTCGTCCGATGCAGCAGCAAGTTGGGGGGAACCAGATGAGCCCGGCAAGGCTTCTGGCTGGGGGAACCCTTCTCCCAACTCTGGTAAACCTG CAGGCACCAAATCAATGGAGAGTTGGGGGCCGAAGGGAGAGGGCTGCGTTGCCGCCTCCCGTCACCCGAGCTGGGATGAGGAAGATGATGGTGTCGGAGGGGTGTGGAACAGCTCTGTCTCGCAGGGGAACAGCTCTTCCTTCAGCTCCGGAGGCTGGGGTCAGACCCACGGAGGAAAGCGAGGCAACATCAAG AGTGGAGGAGGGGACAACTGGATGCACCCAGTATCACGCCAGTTTTCCAACATGGGTCTTCTG GGGGATGACCCAAGTCTTGACAAAAAGATGGAAGGAGACAAGAGAGGAATGACTGACTACAACGGAGAGATgcggaggggaggaagaggtggagggggttaCCGCATGCCTAGTTCCAAAGACATGGGTCCTGTTGAAATGGGGCCCTACGGTGAAAAG ATGGGGGGCCATGGGGTGTTTGTTGGCAGTGGTGGAGGGATGCCTCAGCCTCGAGGGATGCACCAGCCGGGAATACATCCCATGAATCCCTCCCAGGCTTTACGTGCTCAAGTGCCTCATCAGTTCCTGTCTGCTCAG GTGCCGGGTCCGATGCTGAAGCAGATGCCCTCCCCTGGTGGCAGTGTGGGTGGAGTGGTTGGAGGTGGAGTCAGTGGCGTTGGGAGCGTCGGAGGGGTTGGTGGAGGAGTCTTCCCTCCTAATCAGATTTCCCCGCAGCAGCTCGCTATGCTCAGCAACATCTACCCCCACATGCAGCAGTTCCATCTG cagcagcagcagcagcagcagcagcagcagcagcagctcctgcagagcCAGAGGAAGTTCCCTCAGCCTCTGAGGCAGCAGCCAGACCCACAGCAG CTGGCAAGGATTATGGCaattctgcagcagcagaggcagcagggtggagttggaggaggagcagcagcagcagcagcagcagcgagctcAAAGCTTTCCCCCTCTCACCTGGGAGGAGGCTTATCCAAGCAGCCCATGGGAGACACCCTCACACATCCTGGAATGGGGGGGCCCTTATCAGACATTCATGGCAAAGGGATGTACTCTG GGCTTGTCCCTGGTGGTAATCTGGCAGGACTGGAGCTCAATCCCATGATGGGAGGGATGAAGGACACAGGAGGACAGCAATCCCGCTTTAAATGGATGATGGAGGGACACTCCTCGGCTCCTTCGCCGCCTGACACAACCCACCACAAGAACG GCCCCTTACCCAGTGCTATAAAAGGGAGGGGAGGATCCCCTTATTCCCAGTATGAAATGCTGGGCGGTGACAGTTTGGGGATTCCCCCTCACGGTTCCACAGACAACTGGCACCGGACCCCTGGGAGTAAAATGGGGAACAAACCTGCCACGTCCAGCTGGCCTCCAG AGTTCCAGCCCGGCGTTCCCTGGAAGGGAATCCAGAGCAGTGGGGACCCGGAGTCCGACCCATACATGACCCCTGGTAGTGTCCTTGGCTCCCCAGGACCCCAGAGCCTCAACGACTCTGACCACCAGTTACTGCGAGACAACATAG GGCCAAACCCCTCCCTCAACACCTCGCTGCCTTCACCTGGTGCCTGGCCCTACAGTGCCTCAGACAGCCCCCTCAGCAATGCACACAGCACAG GAAAGTACTCCGAGTACAAACCCAGTTGGCCCCCAGAGCCCATCGGACAAAACAAGTTATGGAAGACCAATCGCAACAGCTCACAGCTGCCACGCCCCCCTCCTGGCTTAACCAATCAGAAGCAGGCCTCGCCCTCCCCATGGGGAAGTGGAGGCCCGCGGTTGGCCCGTAGctggggagggggtgggatgAATCAGGACTCAAGATATGGGCCAG GCTCAGCTTGGAGCGATGGCGCTGCCTCCCGAGGgagctgctggctgctgctgaGCAACCTGACACCTCAA atTGATGGCTCCACACTGAGGACTATTTGCATGCAGCATGGCCCCCTGCTGACCTTCCACCTCGGCCTGACACAGGGCAGCGCTCTGATTCGCTACAGCAGCCGACAGGAAGCCGCTAAGGCCCAGGGTGCACTGCACAT GTGTGTTCTGGGCAACACCACCATCCTGGCGGAGTTTGTGAATGAGGAAGAAGTTGCTCGCTATTTTGCACATTCCCAGGCCGGAGGGGCGGAGGGCGCCAGCTCAGGAGGGTCATCAGCCGGTGGGACGCAGGGTTCTTCTGGAACAGGCGCGGCTGTGGCCAGCAGTGGAGGCAGCTCCCCTGGGAACGAGCGGGCAGCGGCGGGCACGACTTCAGGTggaagcggaggggggggggaaagtggaGCAGCGGCCCTGGGCAGTGTGAGGTCCTCTGGCTCCGCCTGGCAGAGTCTCGATGGTACAGGCACTTCTTCAGAAACCTCTTCAGCCCAAGGGCCGGGGCTAGGGATATTTTCCCAGTGGAGCACTAACGGGGCCGGGGACGGaggtggtgttgggggggtAGACTCTGGGAGGTCTGGGCTGTGGGGGGGCATGACTGCAGGATACCCCGTCAGCAGCCTGTGGGGAGCACCACAAATGGAGGAAAGGCACCAAATGGACAGTCCTGCCGCATTGTTGCCTGGcgacctgctgggggggggagctgactCCATCTGA